In Neptuniibacter halophilus, the genomic stretch AGTGCTTTACCCGTTCCCCGGGATCGGGAGGACTACCTGCAGAGGATTGAGCAGGAATTGTTTGAAAACTTTGCGGCTGATACCGAATCGGCACGGGCGTTGTATGGTTTTATGTCCTCTGCCGCGCACAGTGCCCGGGTGAGAGTCAGGCTAAGGTTGCTGGTCGAGGATGTTTCTCTGCTGCGGCTGAAACTGCTCACCGCGATCTCGCCAGGGGTTTCTCAGGCTGAATTGAATAATACAGTGCAATTGATCGCTACTTTGCAGATGGGGCTGATGTTCCGCTCATTTGTAACGGAAGACCGTACCAGCCTGCAGCAGTACTGGAATGGCTGTCGTTCAGTGCTGGAAGGGATGCTGGGCCTTGCAGGATTACCCGGCTCGGTTGAGACGGCGGGTGTACAGACTAAAATCATAACGCCTCTGAAGCAGGCCTGAAAAAGCGCTCAGCTCTGGTTGCTGTTGCGGTCTTCAATGGCCTGCTGTAACTGCCGCAACAACTGATCCTGTTGCTGCATACCTCTGATAAGCACCGGGCCCTTGTCATCGCGCATGACAAGGGCAAAGGTGTCCAGACCCTCCCGTTTATCCGTTTCGAGATGACTGATCTCACGAAACGTAATCCGTTGCTCCTGATTGTTCAGCGTGCGCTTCAGTAGCAGAGATTTCGGTGCAAGACTGATCTGCAGGCCACTGACTTCCCGACGGATTCGATCCAGCCGTTGTTTCTGCCAACTGATCCACATCAGGCCGCCAGCCAGCGGTAGCAGAAAATACCAGCGGGAAAGGTCCATCATCAGTAACATCAAAGCCGCACCAACAAAACCAAGTTGCAGATTTGTCAGCAAACCCAGTTTACGTTCGAAAAACGCCTGATCCCAGTGAAAGGTAGAATCCGAAAGGCTCACAACGGGTCTCCAGTAAATTTACCCGGAGTCTCTCTTTATAGAGGCTATTTTGCAACACCCTTAGCGGGGTGGTGTTGTTTAATCAGTGAAAACGCAATGTTGGTGTGCATCGGTTGTACGCTTTAGAATAGGCCTGAGCGACAGAGTGAGGTGTTTATGAAACGGCTAATCCCGGCCATGGCGCTGGCCAGCCTGATGTTGGTTCATCCGGCGCAGGCTGCAGATCCGGTTTGGGCTGAAGGGGCGACTTCAGTTCAGTATGAGATTGATGTTTACCACAGCCCGACCTGCGGCTGCTGCAAAGGGTGGATCGAGCATCTGCAAGATCATCACTTTAAGGTCAACAGTATTGAGATGAATGATCTCAGTGCGGTAAAGCAGAAATACGGGGTTCCTCCTCAGGGGGCATCCTGTCATACCGCTGTGGTTAATGGCCGGGTTGTAGAAGGGCATGTACCTGCGCAGGATATCAAACGGTTATTAACGGATGAGGGGTATCGGAACATTCGTTTGCTGACGGTGCCGGGCATGCCATCCGGCGGGCCGGGGATGGATATGCCGGGTGCCAGAAAGGATGATTTTTCGGTGTTTGCGGTATCGAAGGATGATCAGATCAGCGAGTTCAGCCGTTACAGCGATTATTAGACAGGGCTGAAGACACAAAAAAAGCGAGCGCCAGTGCTCGCTTTTTTTGTGGGAAGCGGATCTCTTACTGACGAATACCTTCGATATTCAGATCCAGATAAACCGTTTCAGCCGCCGGGCCCAGATTGTAGTTCAGACCGAAATCCTTCGCTTTAATCTCGGTTGTGCCTGAGAAACCTGCGCGGTAATTACCCCATGGGTCCTGACCTTCACCCACTTTTGCCACCTGAATGGCAATCTCCTGAGTGTTGCCGTAAAGGGTCAGCATACCCTTCATCACGCCACCGCCATTAGCGTCAGGGGTGAAAGAGGTGCTCTCAAACTTAGCTGCAGGAAAATCACCGGTATTGAGGTATTTATCACCGCGCAGATGTTTGTCGCGTTCTGCGTGGTTGGAGTCGATTGAGGTTACATCAACGTCCACTTTAACCTGAGAGGCTTCCGGATTCTCAGCATCGTAGCTGAATGTGCCGTTGAACGTGTTGAAACGACCGATTAACCAGCTGGTGCCCAGGTGGCTGATGCGGAACTGGATGGAAGCGTGGGCTCCCTGGGTATCAATCACATAATCAGCCGCCTGCAGCGGAGCCGCGCTAATGGCAGTAGCCAGGGCAAGACCGGTAATAAATTTAGCTTTCATGAATGTTCCTCGCGTAGCGCCAGCATGCGCTTAAGGGTTGAGTCTTTATCAATAAAATGGTGTTTAATCGCGGCACCCGCATGGAGTGTCGCCAGAGAGATCAGTGTGGTGGCCGTTATGAAATGTACTTCGCCTGCAATATCTTCCTGATTTTCAAAAGCAAAAGGTAAGGCTGGGATACTGAACCAGGAAAAAAGTTCAATTGCCCGGCCATCGGCTGTTGATATCAGGTAACCGCTGATCAGTGTGGTAGCCAGCAGGAGATAGAGCAGATGATGGGTCACGTGAGCAATCTGTTGCAGTCTGACCGGTTGCGGTAGGGGCCGGGGTGGTTTGTTGGCCAGGCGCCAGACAAATCGCATCAGCAGGGCTGCCGCGACCAGCAGGCCGATGCTTTTGTGCCAGACAGGTACGGTTCGGTAGGCCGGATCGTAGTAATCGAGTGCTTCTATATACAGACCAAGCGGGTAAAGCCCAATGATGGCAAAGGCCATCAGCCAGTGCATGAGTACAGGCCCCCAGCCGTAATTTGTTTCATCGTTCAGTAGCTTATGGTTCAGTGCCATGACTCAAGATCTCGTTAATGACCGCATATCTGTTATGGGCCTTCAGGCACCGTGCCTGCCTGGTTACAGATAAAACTGGGTTAATCGCCATTAAGGCTGGGTTTTCGGCACTTTAAGGTTTATGCTTTCATGCGTCTAATGCATATTAATTATTATCACGATGCGTGAAGTGAATTTAAGGTCGGTAGATCTGAATCTTCTGGTGGTGCTAAATGCCCTGATTCAGGAACGGCATGTTTCTAAGGCAGCGGAACGGCTGCAGATGAGCCAGCCTGCGGTGAGCCGGGCTTTGCAGCGGTTGCGACAGACGCTGGATGATCCTGTGCTGGTGCGGGTGGGCACGGGCTATGATCTCAGCGCCAGAGCGGAGACACTGAGGCCTCAACTGGCCAGCCTGTTGCGCAATGTTGAGCAGATCATGCAGGCCGATCAGTTTGATCCGAAACAGTACCGGGGTGTTCTGCGACTGACCGGGCTCGATCTTGAGCTGATTCTGCTGATGCCTGAAGTGTTACAGCGGTTGCGACAAAAAGCGCCACAACTCAGAGTGGAGATCGTACCGCAGATTCCTGAGCATTTTGAGCTGCTGGAGCAAGGGGATGTGCATTTTTCGATTACCGGCCTCAACCCGCAGACCGGACAGGATCAGTTTCGACGCTTTGAGATTGCACGTACCGGGCAGATCTGCCTGATGGATCGGGATAACCCGCTTGCTGCAAAAGAGATGAGCCTTGAAGCTTATGCTAAGGCGTCTCACGGCTTGGTATCGATCACCGGTAAAGGCCCCGGTTTTATGGACGATGAGCTCCAGAAAATGGGGTTGAAACGGCAGGTGATGTTACGGCTTGCTAATTTTCTGTCGGTCGCCAACTTCTGTCAGGGAACCGATCTGGTCTTTACCCTGCCTGAGATCATCGGCCGTTATCTGGTGAAAGACAGCCGGTTGGTACTGCGTCCCTTGCCGGGTGAGTTTCGTTTACCGCAGGTGGTGCTTTATCTTTACTGGCACGAACGTTTTCACCATGATCCTATGTGTCGTTGGGTAAGAGGCGAGTTAAATCAGGCGCTTACCCGGGTCTCACAGGTTTGAGCCCTGCATGATCTGCATGGTTTCATTACTCCAGCGCAGCGCTTCGTAATACCCTTCAGAGTAGATCTCCTGCACTTCTGGTGGCAGCCTGAAAGAGGATTGGCCGATCATATAAAAATTTACCGCCTGGAGTAGCTTTCCGGCTTTACCTTCATAACCGGTGATGGCTTCCGCAATTTCGTCTGCAACGGATATCTGGGCCAGCAGACTGGACTGATCTACCCCCAGCAGTGCATCCAGCAGGGACATAACCCCACAGATAAAAGCCATCTCGGGCGCAACTTCACGGGTTCTGGAAGCCACATATTCGCACATTCTGGCAGTGATCAGGATCTGCCGGATCAGTTCATTGGGTTTATCCTGATTACTGGAAAGCGCGAGCAAAGTGGCCCATTTGTTAACTTCGACCAGTCCCAGCGCGATGATGGCCTGAGTCAGGCTATCTATCTTCTGGGCCGGGTTGTAACGCGCTGAGTTCACGATTCGCAGCAGTTTGAATGTTAATTGCGGATCTCGGGAAGCCACCGATGCAAGTTCATCCGGTGTTACATCCGGGTTTTGCAGGGCGGCCAGCAGGTGGATGAGAATCGCCTGATTTGAGGTGAATTGCCGCCCTTCAAGCAGAGTAGGGCGGGAGAGGAACTCGCCCTGAAACAATCTGAAGCCGAGTTTGTGACAAAATTCATACTGTGTGTAGTTATCAATATGCTCGGCCAGCGGAGTGACTTTGAATTTATGCAGCGTTTCCAGATGTGGCTGTAGTTCTGATTCTGTTCGCTTGCGGATATCTACCCGGACAATTTTGGCCAGATTCAGCAGCGCGTCATACTCCGGGGCGTAGTCAAAATCATCCAGCACCAGGCGATAGCCGGCTTCAACGTAGCGTTCAAGGGAGTGCAGCAGCGCAGGTGAAACCTGATGCAGTTGTTTGATATCCACGACCAGATTATGCCGTGACAGTTTAGGCAGACTGTCACTGCGAAGAAAACCTTCACTGACGTTAATAAATGCAGGGAGCGCACGGAGCGAGCCGGAGTCATAGATGCTGGTAAAATTATTAATCAGGGCATCACAGGCATCCTGATCTGTCTGCAGAAATTTATGCGCAATCTCCGAGTCTTTATCTGAGAGGTAGAGTAGCTCATAAGCGACAACATTAAGGTCACGGTCGAAAATCGGAGACCGGGCCAGGCCCAGATGCTTGAGATGCGCTTGCATAAGTGTGCACTCGGTCAGAAGAGTAGTCTCATTGTAGGCAGCCGGATATTGATACTGCAACCAATGCGTTGTGTGTCAGGTCAACTGAAGAGAATAATGGTTCACATCTGGAACTGAATCCATTGATTACTATAAGTTTTAATGATTAAACCTTAGTATATATCAAACCAGTCCAGCCATCGGGAAGTCCGTTAATGCAGAATCACCCCCTGCGCCAGCAAATTTCAACTGAGGTACATGCCAGACCGTTCCAGAAACTCGAGCCTGAGCTGGGACTTTTACATATTGCAGCCAGTTACGGGCAGGGTGGCCGGGAAGCGTTGGCAGAGGCCGTTGGACGATTGCTCAGGCAGATGGATATCAACTGTCCTCCCAGCCTGACAAAGTTTTTCTTTACCCGTAACCAGCATCTGGCCTTGCGATACGAGCCACATAACGAATTTTATACACTCACGCTATATCAACTGGATAAAGCCGACACCCGTTACCTGAAAACTCTGTGGCAACAACTGCCCGGCGAGTTTCTCTGTGGTGTGGAGATTCTTTTCAGTAAGCATCGGGGCGCCACTCCGGACCTGTTACAGCAGTTTGATGACCGGCAGGTCTCCGGTTCATTTGTTATGGGGCGTGCCGCCAAAGTATGGACCGATTTCTGTCCGCGTGGGGAAGATGGCTTCGTGCGTATGATCGTGCATGATGATTCGCTGAAATCGTTTCAGGCCGGACGACTGCTGCAGCGGCTCTGTGAAATAGAAACATACCGGCACACGGCGTTGCTTGCGCTGCCGATTGCGCAGAACTCCATGCCACGTCTCACGGAAATGGACAGGGAGCTTGCTGAGATAACACACCAGATCTCTGTCAGCCCTAACGAACCGGACCTGCTGAAGAAACTGATGAACCTCGCCGCGCAGGTGGAAGAGCTTTCGGCGGATACCGCCAATCGTTTTTCAGCATCCCAGGCTTATTTCGCGCTGCTTGAAAGCCGCATTGATGAACTGCGTGAAGAGCGTATTGAAGGATTACAGACACTGGATCAGTTTATGGAGCGGCGTCTGGATCCTGCCAAGCGAACCTGTCTGGCTGCGAATGACCGTATTGAGCGTTTATCGCGCCGGATTGCCCGTGCTACCGATCTGATCCGCTCTCAGGTTGATCTGTCGATTGAGAAGCAGAACCAGCAACTGCTGGAAGGGCTGAACAACCGGTCACGCAGGCAGCTACGCTTACAGGCTAAACTGGAGAGTTTCACGATTATCGTGGTGACCTACTATGCTTTTGACCTGCTGGAGCGCTCTATCCGAAATATGGTGCCGGGTGATGAGATGCGTGATCAGTATCTGATGTGGGTGAGTTTTTCGGTGCCGCTGATTGCAGGTGTACTGTGGTGGTATGTGCGTCGCCTGCTGAAACATTACAGTGAAGATTAACGCCCCGGAACTGTCTGAATTTTAAACAGAACCGATAAAAAACAGCGACTTAACATAATTGCATTTGCATCTGTAAACAGCGCTGGTATACTGCGCGCCTGTCCTGAGAGATCACTCTTACGGACTGAGGCTGACAAGCCGCGTAATGGTGGCCCTGCTGGTCCTCCCGCAATGATACATCGTGAACCTGGTCAGGCCCGGAAGGGAGCAGCCACAGCGGTCGACTCATGTGCCGGGATGTGGCTGGTGGGGTCATCTCCAACTTCTCGTATCACATCGCTTTTTCCCTGATTTCTTGCTCTGCTGGCGCCAAGTGCGACACAAAGTGAGACACATAGCATCCTCCAGAACTACTGCTTACATCGAACCGTCCCGGCACGACGTCTTTTACGTCCGTATCTGTTTGTCACTTGCGCTGATACAGGCGTTTCCATAGCTTTATTACAGGCGTTTATCTGAAGCTAATAAACTATGGCCTGCAGCCTTTCGGGTACTTGATGAGTGCGTCAAATAGAGTTCAGGCAATACGTTGCAGTAGGTTGGGGTAACGAAATTTAAGTCGGTCAAAAGCCCCTTAACGCTTGTCAGTTCATGAGCTGGTGTATCGAAAACAACAGGATTGTCTGACGAACGTTACATGACACTTACGCCCTGCACCTTCTGCGATAATATGCGGGGTGACTCACGGTGAGCGGACAGAGCATACACCGGTGACGGGGGATGCCTGAGGCGGATGTAAATGAGGGTCGTTAAACGACCCTCATGCTCAGAGCGATCTTCAAGGAGCGGAATGGGTTACTGACAGTGTGTTGCCTAGTTCATCCAGAACCATGTAAAGAGACCGTTTACTGGCATCTTGTTCTGCATCGTTGAGGTACTCAATAACCCACACTTTTCCCTGGCTGGTGTCGCGCTGTGCAGTTTCGACACGTTTCGCGTTTGACCAGGACTCATCGAGCCCGCCTTGCTGAATCAGGCTGTGAACGAATTTCCGGGTTTTTGTTTCGACCTGTTCCTGTGCTATTGGCCCCTTTGGTCCGTGGTTGGAATGTGCATGGGTTCCTGCTGAAAAGGTCAGTGAAAGCAGCGCGATCACAAACAGCTTTTTGATATTCATTAAATTATTTTCCTGATTGTATTCTGTAAAAGTAACCTGATACCGCTTGGGTGTTACGGCATGTAAAGATCGCCATAAAAGCCGGTGGTCGTGAGCTTGATTGTTACCGGTTCGGTACCGGTATTTTGCCAGTACCAGCCATGTGTTCCGGCAAAGGGTGCCGTGAAGTTACCACTGGCTTGCTGTTGTTCCTTGCCGATCCAGTAACTGGTGAACTCGTCTTTACCTGCACTGGGTGGTTCTCCGTGCATGTCAAAGTAAACGGTTCCACCTTCTGCCTTCCAGTGAAAGATGAAGTTATCTCCCTGTTCCATCGGTGACTTGATTTCAGCGCCTTGCCGGGGCAGCAGAGTCAGCGTCATAGTATCGGAACGGGGCTGTTCCTGGCCTTTCCATACCGGGGCAGCACTGCCGAGAATGAGATTTTCCAGATCAGCTTTCACGGGGAGTTCTTCCAGTTCGGCGTCATTGGCCTCGTTCAGGACTGTCAGGCCCAAAGCCTTGCCAATACCGGTTGGGTCAATGCCGTACTCGGCCGGCAACACAGTGGTCAGCAGAATGACTGAAGCCGCTGCACCGGCTGCTACTGTAGCTTTGATCAGGCTTTTCGTGGACGGCAGTCCATCTTTATTGATATGGGTAATATTAGTCATGGTATAGCTCTCCTATGCCGTAACCCAGTAGCCGGTTAACTGATAGCCGATAAGTAAGAAACCTGCTGCCATCAGGATGACATTGGTTGTAAATGCGTGGTAATCAAACGAATTCGATTTACGCCAGAAGTTCATCAGAATCAAAATGCCTGCGAGTGCGAGCAGTTGTCCTATCTCGACCCCGACGTTGAAGGCCAGAATGTTAGCCACCAGACCGTCTTCGGAGAGGGTGAAATCCTGTAGTTTGGTCGCTAAACCGAACCCATGGAAAAAACCAAAGATCAGTACCGCTGCTTTTGTGCTTGGCTGAAATCCGAACCAGCGACGGAAGGCGCCGAGATTATCAAGGGCCTTATAGACCACTGACAGGCCAATGATTGCATCGACGATATAAGGATTAACATGGGTCTCGCTCAGTACGCCGTAGAGCAGCGTTACACTATGACCCACAGCAAACAGGGTTACGTAGATCGCCACATCTTTCATGCGAAACAGAAAGAAGATAACGCCGAAGAGAAACAGCAGGTGATCGTAGCCGGTCACCATGTGTTTTGCTCCCAGATAGACGAACGGCAGCAGTTGCATACCACTGGCCGATTCGATGAAAACGGCATCACCCTCGGCTACACCGTGTGCTAAGGCTTGTATTGGAAAAACCATCGCTAAAAGTACGATAAAAAACTTGCCCGCGCCCACGAGAGCTGCTTTGAAAGCAGGCGTGTTGGCAGGCGAATACACTGGATTCATACCAGTTTCTCCATTCGTATTTTATTAACTTGATTGCGCAATGCGCTGTGTCGTGGTTAAGCGAGTGGCGCGCGCGGAGGCCTGTAAGGCCCCTTGAGGTAAGGAGGCGTGGGGGTAATGATCCGTGACGCAAAATAAATATCATGAAGCGCGTCAGGGCGTTCGGGGAAAGGCATCAGAAAAGAATGATGATCCAGTGCAAGTACAGTATGCACAAGGGGGTGTTCATCGTCGGAGAGGCCTGAAGACTCATCGTGCAGGTGATCAAGTTTCGGCGCATGGTAATGCCCGTGCGCTATCGCTATCTCTTCAGGGTCAACCAGAGGCGCAATATCATGCTGGGCCAACTCGGCAGCCCAGATTCCGCGGAACAGCGAGGCAATAAGCAGTAACGCAGTAATTGCGATACGTAGCGCTTTTCGGGCGTGGTTTCTCTGCCGCATTATATAGAATATGTCCGGTGACGTTTAACTAACACGCCCGATTCTAGCTGAGCCGGCATCGGAAAGAAATGATCCTCAAGTTGCGTTCTGTTGACCTGAAGTCGTATGCGGTTGGGTTACTCAGAGCGCTGAACCGGTTTGCGCAGGAATGAATAATTGTGGAATGCCTTCCTCGTGTAACGTCCGTGAACACGACCATCGCCCTGATGGGAGGAAGGGGTTTCCAGCGAGGAACTAAAAAACTTATATAACCCCGGTGAGTTTGGCTACTTTACCGACAGACAGGTCCAGATCGACGGCGACAGGTCGGTCTGTTGAGCGCCGGCCAGAGGAAACGGGGTTTCGTTTGGAGCTGATGCTGTCACGCATTGGCCCGTTAGGGTGCCTGCGATCATAACGGGTTTTACGTCGCTCAGTGCCTTCATGCTGGTCGTGATGATAAGTGACCAGCCATTCATGGGCATGGCTCAGGGTGGGCAGGTTTGGGCTGATCTGTTGATTACTGTCATCAATCCAGTAATAGGTAAACTGATAATCACCGAAATCTTTAACTAGCTTTGACATGACTACAACCTGAAATGTCTCTGCACCAGAGTCTCTTTATAAGGCTAGTTTATTTAATTATCTGATCGGTGTTTATAGGAAAAATTCTTAATTTTGTTGCGCTGCACACTAAAGTGTATAACGGGCTAAAACAACACCCTCACAGCAGCAGTGTTACGTAAACACGCTGTGGAGAATCGGAGGCGGGTTATTGGTCAGGGTTTATGTTGATTGAGTAAGATAGACCGATAGTTTGTCTGCTGCCAGATCAATATCCACCGTTACCGGGATATCAGTGATGCGCCGGCCCTGGGGGCGTATTCTGGCGACGTAAAGGGCAATGTCCATCGCGCGTCGTGAGCTCTCATCCTGACGTCTGTCGATAACTGAACGCCTTCTTTCTTCGCCTGCATAAAGTGAAAACAGGTAGGTGTCGCGCCACTCTTTGGCAAGATTAAGGTTTGCAAGGTGCGGGCTGATCATTACGTCATCGGTGTCATTCCAGTAGTAGACAATACTGGACCGATGCAGATCTTTAACCAGTCTCATCTTTACCTCCGTGAGTCAGGATAAAAGAGACCCTCCGTGGTCAGAGTATTCGCTGGTTAGTTACTGAAGGATGGTTCAATAAAGGGAGCTGTCAAAATCTGATCAGGGCTCCGGGGTATCTGACAGGGGAGCGGAGGCGCGATTCGTTGGTTTACCATTGTTTGTCAGGCGGTTTTAACCTGATTCTTCAGGACCTGAATTTTCTGTATGGCAAGATCGACATCGACTTTGTTTAACTGGTCTGTGAGACGACGCCCTTCATTGGAACTGTAGCGGCGGCAAAAAAATGCGGCTTCGGGGGAGGCTGGTTTTTGTAAGGCTCTTCGATCGTTGCGATATCGTCGGCGTTCAGTGAAAGTATAAAGCGAATAGTGGTAGTCGATAATCCATTCTCTGGCATGAATGATGGTTTTCATCTCAGGGCTGATTTTCTCCTGTTGGCCATCAATCCAGTAAAAAATGACCTCGTACTCTTTGAGATCCCTGACCAATTGATACATAGCATCCCACCTGAACATACTGAAAATATTGATGCGGTTTGTGCAAGCTCAGTAGTTTCAGTATAGAAAAGCCTGATTAAATGGGTGCCCGGGAATGGGCAGGGCAGAAAAACGGGGCGGAGCAGGTTCAGAGGAGATATGGCCTGAGCCCCCGGAATATCGGCTTTCAGGGCTCAGACAGGATGAGTAAGATTACGCGGATTCTGAAGTGTCTATACAATTTTTCAATTTATCGGCCGACAGATCCAGGTCAATTTTAATGGGACGGTCACTGGCCCGACGGCCAACCGATGTGGTGATTCGACGTGAGCTGGGCTGCCCCTCTTTTTTACTGTCGGTCAGCATCCGTCTGTCCGCTTTGCGCTGTCTTCTCTCAGTGCCGGAGCGTTGCTTAAAGTCGTACTCAACCAGCCACTCTTTGGCGTGTATCAGGGTGCGCAGGTTGGGGCTGACTTTATTGGCATCATCATCAATCCAGTAAAAAACAAACTGGAATTCTTCAAAATCTTTTACAAGTCGGAACATTACAGGTGGACCTAACGGATACAGCTTAGAGAACTTAATACATGGGTGATCTGTATGATCACGCTTCTTATATTTTTGAATGGGCGATTATAGGGATAAATCAGGAAAAATTCCTTATTTCTGTGCTGTTGACTAAGCTATAAGTGACAGGTTCTGGATTGTAGCCAGAAGTATCCTCCCACCCTGTGGGTGTATTGGAACTATTTGCCATAGCGTAAGACTAAAAATCAGGTGTCCCGGTCGGCGAAAATGTCGCTCTGTACAGAGAAAAACGGCTGTTTCCGACTGTTGGGCCAGGCTAGAGGCAGGGAGGTTTATCCAAATTACGTTCGAGCGTAACGGAGTGAATGGTGAGACTTGTTAAAGATCTAATCGATTCGGGTATTGTTTACTTCTGGGTAGACAATGATTCGGAAAAGTTAAGCCCGGATATAGCCACATTGGCACTGGCTGAAGAGTGGCGCACCCGGTATGTACACTCGCAGTACCCGGGTGATGAGCGTCGAAAATCTCATATTGACCGGCGTAAAAACAGGGATAAGCGTATGGAGCTGGATGAGACCCTTTTCGCATCCCGCCTGTTACCTCATGGACGGCGTAAAACTGATGTGCCAGTTGAAGTGGATATCGATCAGGCAGCAGAAAAGTTGAAGGTGTTCTACTGCTGATGGAGTAAGTCAGCGTCCGTTCTGACGGCTTAACCCGGTCTATCAATCCTTCCGCTGTAAGGCGGGATCTCTTCACTTGTCTTCGATCTTTGCCCCTTTCCGATTCTCATATTTCCCCCTGTTTCTGCTATCTGTTTTCCCCTGCTGCTTTTCAGTCACTCAGTACATTAGTCGTTCAGAGCCCCGGCCAGCATCATCAGCCCGGTGTAGGTGAGCAGGCATCCCATCGCCAGATTAATCACTCTGAACAGGTACAGGGCCTGTAGCTTCTTGCCGAGTAATTGCCCCAGCAATAGATAGGTGCCCGGCGCACCGAAAGCCAGAATGCTCAGTATCAGTGACCAGAAAGCAATGCCGCTGCCACTGATATTGGCTTCTGGAAACTGGATGGTAACGATGGGCAGGATCGCGACCGGTGCCTTGGGGTTTAACAGTTGCAACAGCAAGCCGTGGTGAAAACGATGTGAAACCTGACGTGACTCATCCTGCCGGGCGGTCAGCGCTGATTGCCGCCAACTGGCGTGGAGTATTTTACCGGCGAGATAGAGTACATAAGCACTGCCGAGAATCGCGATCGGTTGCTGCCATTGGGGTGATATGAGCCACACACCGGCGTAGCCAAAGAGCAGAAACAGAACCAGCATCGCGCTGCCGACACCGAGGCAGAACCCAAGATACTGGCGCGCCTGCCCGTTGAGGCCGGCATTCATGCTCAGCAGGTTAACCGGGCCAGGGGTATACATAATGCCGAAGGCATAGAGCAATATCTCCACCATCGTGAATTCCTTTTTCGTTGTGAGGTGAGCGTTGTGTCAGCGACCGAGAACCAGTTGCTGATACCTTTTCGGGGTCATGCCGTATACCGGCTTGAAGCGCCGGTTAAAGTGGCTGAGGTCGGTAAATCCGTAATCGAACACCACATCGTTCAGGTCAGCACCGTTCGCCAGTGCCTCACGGGCACGGTTAATACGGCTGTTGAGCACATACTGGTGTGGGGTGATACCAAATTGTTGCCGGA encodes the following:
- a CDS encoding DUF411 domain-containing protein; translation: MKRLIPAMALASLMLVHPAQAADPVWAEGATSVQYEIDVYHSPTCGCCKGWIEHLQDHHFKVNSIEMNDLSAVKQKYGVPPQGASCHTAVVNGRVVEGHVPAQDIKRLLTDEGYRNIRLLTVPGMPSGGPGMDMPGARKDDFSVFAVSKDDQISEFSRYSDY
- a CDS encoding YceI family protein, giving the protein MKAKFITGLALATAISAAPLQAADYVIDTQGAHASIQFRISHLGTSWLIGRFNTFNGTFSYDAENPEASQVKVDVDVTSIDSNHAERDKHLRGDKYLNTGDFPAAKFESTSFTPDANGGGVMKGMLTLYGNTQEIAIQVAKVGEGQDPWGNYRAGFSGTTEIKAKDFGLNYNLGPAAETVYLDLNIEGIRQ
- a CDS encoding cytochrome b, which encodes MALNHKLLNDETNYGWGPVLMHWLMAFAIIGLYPLGLYIEALDYYDPAYRTVPVWHKSIGLLVAAALLMRFVWRLANKPPRPLPQPVRLQQIAHVTHHLLYLLLATTLISGYLISTADGRAIELFSWFSIPALPFAFENQEDIAGEVHFITATTLISLATLHAGAAIKHHFIDKDSTLKRMLALREEHS
- a CDS encoding LysR family transcriptional regulator codes for the protein MREVNLRSVDLNLLVVLNALIQERHVSKAAERLQMSQPAVSRALQRLRQTLDDPVLVRVGTGYDLSARAETLRPQLASLLRNVEQIMQADQFDPKQYRGVLRLTGLDLELILLMPEVLQRLRQKAPQLRVEIVPQIPEHFELLEQGDVHFSITGLNPQTGQDQFRRFEIARTGQICLMDRDNPLAAKEMSLEAYAKASHGLVSITGKGPGFMDDELQKMGLKRQVMLRLANFLSVANFCQGTDLVFTLPEIIGRYLVKDSRLVLRPLPGEFRLPQVVLYLYWHERFHHDPMCRWVRGELNQALTRVSQV
- a CDS encoding EAL and HDOD domain-containing protein produces the protein MQAHLKHLGLARSPIFDRDLNVVAYELLYLSDKDSEIAHKFLQTDQDACDALINNFTSIYDSGSLRALPAFINVSEGFLRSDSLPKLSRHNLVVDIKQLHQVSPALLHSLERYVEAGYRLVLDDFDYAPEYDALLNLAKIVRVDIRKRTESELQPHLETLHKFKVTPLAEHIDNYTQYEFCHKLGFRLFQGEFLSRPTLLEGRQFTSNQAILIHLLAALQNPDVTPDELASVASRDPQLTFKLLRIVNSARYNPAQKIDSLTQAIIALGLVEVNKWATLLALSSNQDKPNELIRQILITARMCEYVASRTREVAPEMAFICGVMSLLDALLGVDQSSLLAQISVADEIAEAITGYEGKAGKLLQAVNFYMIGQSSFRLPPEVQEIYSEGYYEALRWSNETMQIMQGSNL
- a CDS encoding DUF3422 family protein produces the protein MQNHPLRQQISTEVHARPFQKLEPELGLLHIAASYGQGGREALAEAVGRLLRQMDINCPPSLTKFFFTRNQHLALRYEPHNEFYTLTLYQLDKADTRYLKTLWQQLPGEFLCGVEILFSKHRGATPDLLQQFDDRQVSGSFVMGRAAKVWTDFCPRGEDGFVRMIVHDDSLKSFQAGRLLQRLCEIETYRHTALLALPIAQNSMPRLTEMDRELAEITHQISVSPNEPDLLKKLMNLAAQVEELSADTANRFSASQAYFALLESRIDELREERIEGLQTLDQFMERRLDPAKRTCLAANDRIERLSRRIARATDLIRSQVDLSIEKQNQQLLEGLNNRSRRQLRLQAKLESFTIIVVTYYAFDLLERSIRNMVPGDEMRDQYLMWVSFSVPLIAGVLWWYVRRLLKHYSED
- a CDS encoding DUF6488 family protein, yielding MNIKKLFVIALLSLTFSAGTHAHSNHGPKGPIAQEQVETKTRKFVHSLIQQGGLDESWSNAKRVETAQRDTSQGKVWVIEYLNDAEQDASKRSLYMVLDELGNTLSVTHSAP
- a CDS encoding HupE/UreJ family protein, producing the protein MVFPIQALAHGVAEGDAVFIESASGMQLLPFVYLGAKHMVTGYDHLLFLFGVIFFLFRMKDVAIYVTLFAVGHSVTLLYGVLSETHVNPYIVDAIIGLSVVYKALDNLGAFRRWFGFQPSTKAAVLIFGFFHGFGLATKLQDFTLSEDGLVANILAFNVGVEIGQLLALAGILILMNFWRKSNSFDYHAFTTNVILMAAGFLLIGYQLTGYWVTA
- a CDS encoding LysE family translocator, whose product is MVEILLYAFGIMYTPGPVNLLSMNAGLNGQARQYLGFCLGVGSAMLVLFLLFGYAGVWLISPQWQQPIAILGSAYVLYLAGKILHASWRQSALTARQDESRQVSHRFHHGLLLQLLNPKAPVAILPIVTIQFPEANISGSGIAFWSLILSILAFGAPGTYLLLGQLLGKKLQALYLFRVINLAMGCLLTYTGLMMLAGALND